From Pseudanabaena sp. PCC 6802, one genomic window encodes:
- a CDS encoding Ig-like domain-containing protein — translation NAAPDATNDTASTIASTPISVAVLGNDSDPNGDPLTVTAATPGTNGSTSISTNGTTSPTDDVVVYTPNSGFTGTDSFTYTISDGMGGLDTATVTVTVNPAPNAAPDATNDTASTIASTPISVAVLGNDSDPNGDPLTVTAATPGTNGSTSISTNGTTSPTDDVVVYTPNSGFTGTDSFTYTISDGMGGWDTATVTVTVNPAPXASPDATNDTASTIASTPISVAVLGNDSDQNGDPLTVTTATPGTNGSTSISTNGTTSPTDDVVVYTPNSGFTGTDSFTYTISDGMGGLDTATVTVTVNPAPNAPPDATNDTASTIASTPISVAVLGNDSDPNGDPLTVTAATPGTNGSTSISTNGTTSPTDDVVVYTPNSGFTGTDSFTYTI, via the coding sequence AACGCGGCACCGGATGCGACGAATGATACTGCCAGCACGATCGCTAGTACTCCCATATCCGTTGCAGTACTCGGCAACGATAGCGACCCGAATGGCGATCCGCTAACCGTGACGGCGGCCACACCCGGCACGAACGGCAGCACGAGCATCAGCACGAATGGCACCACATCGCCCACCGATGACGTGGTGGTCTACACGCCGAATAGTGGCTTCACGGGTACCGACTCGTTTACCTACACCATCTCTGATGGCATGGGTGGACTGGATACGGCGACGGTAACGGTGACGGTGAATCCCGCCCCGAACGCGGCACCGGATGCGACGAATGATACTGCCAGCACGATCGCTAGTACTCCCATATCCGTTGCAGTACTGGGCAACGATAGCGACCCGAATGGCGATCCATTAACCGTGACAGCAGCCACGCCAGGCACGAACGGCAGCACGAGCATCAGCACGAACGGCACCACATCTCCAACGGATGACGTGGTGGTCTACACGCCGAACAGTGGCTTCACGGGTACCGACTCGTTTACCTACACCATCTCCGATGGCATGGGTGGATGGGATACGGCGACGGTNACGGTGACGGTGAATCCCGCCCCCNACGCGTCACCGGATGCGACGAATGATACTGCCAGCACGATCGCCAGTACTCCCATATCCGTTGCAGTACTGGGTAACGATAGCGACCAGAATGGCGATCCGCTAACCGTGACGACGGCCACGCCAGGCACGAACGGCAGCACGAGCATCAGCACGAACGGCACCACATCTCCAACGGATGACGTGGTGGTCTACACGCCGAACAGTGGCTTCACGGGTACCGACTCGTTTACCTACACCATCTCCGATGGCATGGGTGGATTGGATACGGCCACGGTGACGGTGACGGTGAATCCGGCTCCGAACGCGCCACCGGATGCGACGAATGATACTGCCAGCACGATCGCCAGTACTCCCATATCCGTTGCAGTACTGGGTAACGATAGCGACCCGAATGGCGATCCATTAACCGTGACAGCAGCCACGCCAGGCACGAACGGCAGCACGAGCATCAGCACGAATGGCACCACATCGCCCACCGATGACGTGGTGGTCTACACGCCGAATAGTGGCTTCACGGGTACCGACTCGTTTACCTACACCATC
- a CDS encoding DUF4347 domain-containing protein, whose amino-acid sequence MSTDPQDFSASLGSLDSQTGQTPPFSVIPSIQDLDKKDNSASSLLPDLLPDTQDLSEPSASRFDAFGNTSLTFTGNDDCSAGKDDRLVGTVPKSIGANPVSVEQKDKRIAIIDIGISGYSSILASIDPKAEIFFVDPTRNGVAQISELLSDRTDISGIDIISHGSAGQLQLGNFTLSGDNIDQYSQQLQSWSSALTSDADIRFWGCNVAEGAIGETFISQISTLTGADVAASDDLTGNSNLGGDWDLESAIGNINSISAIDAEKVQSYSGTLAKVLNADFMDFNLFGGMLDSAAMTIFYDNIYTGSDADGMSTTVDLLISYTSNGAMFDNDTLFDNDSINPSRFQPVIQSTLPGGGYFDFNFQFFEDGTAFTSMAPVSLANFSATGVDIDGYSFPAAGMEYYEIGGFANYQVGTMTGLMVDPSTLSDGVMFTGVAGELPGISFEEMASFVVNYTTFVSSFNVRLGVTSKTAEDVENRQFSLAIGTPLTITIPAIMLGTILPSPIDDPVIANDDTAATSQDTPVNISFPSILSNDSFPDGFGNLTFIQPANGTIAQLNGSDGMPGTIDDILVYTPNPGFSGTDTFVYTLTDADIANMGIAPPESDTATVTITVNSPNSPPDAVNDSTTTTIGTPVSIGVLSNDTDPNNDPLSIVAGSISAPGNGMVVIDPGATTSPTDDVVVYTPNSGFTGTDSFTYT is encoded by the coding sequence ATGAGTACCGACCCCCAAGATTTTTCTGCCAGCCTTGGCTCTCTGGATTCACAGACAGGACAGACACCTCCCTTTTCTGTAATACCGTCAATTCAGGATCTGGACAAAAAAGATAACTCCGCGTCTTCTCTTTTACCAGATCTTCTCCCCGATACTCAGGATCTATCGGAACCTTCAGCATCAAGGTTTGATGCTTTTGGCAATACCTCGTTAACTTTTACTGGCAATGACGACTGCTCTGCTGGTAAGGACGATCGCTTAGTTGGCACAGTTCCCAAATCTATTGGAGCCAATCCTGTCTCTGTAGAACAGAAAGATAAACGAATAGCAATTATCGATATCGGCATTTCTGGTTACTCTAGTATCCTTGCAAGTATCGATCCTAAAGCTGAGATCTTTTTTGTCGACCCAACTCGTAATGGCGTTGCTCAAATCTCAGAGCTACTATCCGATCGCACCGACATTTCTGGGATCGATATCATTTCTCATGGCAGTGCAGGTCAATTGCAACTCGGGAACTTTACACTTTCCGGTGACAATATCGACCAGTATTCTCAACAACTCCAATCCTGGTCATCTGCGCTGACCTCCGATGCCGACATTAGATTTTGGGGGTGTAATGTTGCTGAAGGTGCGATCGGGGAAACCTTCATCAGTCAAATCTCTACACTAACTGGCGCTGATGTCGCAGCTTCTGACGACCTTACTGGCAACTCAAATCTTGGTGGTGATTGGGACTTAGAGTCCGCAATCGGTAATATTAATTCCATAAGTGCCATTGACGCTGAGAAAGTTCAGAGCTATAGCGGAACTTTAGCTAAGGTTCTCAATGCTGATTTCATGGACTTCAATCTTTTCGGTGGAATGCTCGATTCTGCCGCGATGACCATCTTCTATGACAACATTTACACTGGCTCAGATGCCGATGGGATGAGTACGACTGTTGATTTGCTCATCTCATATACATCGAACGGTGCCATGTTCGATAACGATACGCTTTTTGACAATGACTCTATAAATCCCAGCAGATTTCAACCCGTCATTCAATCTACCCTCCCCGGTGGTGGGTATTTCGACTTTAATTTCCAGTTTTTTGAAGACGGCACTGCATTCACATCAATGGCTCCTGTTAGCCTAGCTAACTTCTCTGCAACCGGTGTTGATATTGATGGTTATTCCTTCCCCGCAGCAGGGATGGAATATTATGAAATCGGAGGCTTTGCAAACTACCAAGTTGGTACGATGACTGGCTTGATGGTCGATCCCTCAACTTTGTCGGATGGCGTAATGTTTACAGGTGTTGCAGGCGAACTGCCTGGAATATCCTTTGAGGAAATGGCTTCCTTTGTTGTCAACTATACGACTTTTGTAAGTTCATTTAATGTAAGGCTTGGCGTTACTAGCAAAACTGCAGAGGATGTAGAGAACCGTCAGTTCTCTCTTGCGATTGGAACTCCACTTACTATAACTATTCCAGCAATTATGCTGGGAACTATACTGCCATCACCTATAGACGATCCTGTAATTGCGAACGACGATACAGCAGCTACAAGCCAGGATACTCCAGTTAACATCAGCTTCCCAAGTATTCTAAGCAATGATTCGTTCCCTGACGGTTTTGGCAATCTGACATTTATTCAGCCTGCGAATGGAACGATCGCTCAGTTAAATGGCTCGGATGGTATGCCTGGAACCATTGATGACATTCTTGTTTACACTCCAAACCCAGGATTTAGCGGCACAGATACTTTTGTTTACACCCTTACGGATGCCGACATCGCCAATATGGGCATCGCACCCCCTGAGTCGGATACTGCCACGGTAACTATCACCGTTAACAGCCCTAACAGCCCACCGGATGCGGTGAACGACTCCACAACCACCACGATCGGTACGCCAGTCAGCATCGGTGTTTTGAGCAACGATACGGATCCGAACAACGATCCGCTCAGCATCGTCGCAGGCAGTATTAGCGCTCCTGGTAACGGCATGGTAGTTATCGATCCAGGTGCGACGACATCGCCCACGGATGACGTGGTGGTCTACACGCCGAACAGTGGCTTCACGGGTACGGATTCGTTTACCTACACC
- a CDS encoding class I SAM-dependent methyltransferase, with the protein MDYRTDIEYMTLFNNKQAPAFLNYVAALNGLPVIDLKTGFRYCDLGCGSGLTLTTLAAAHPQGDFCGVDFNPHHIRMGRSRVEATGLTNVKFIETNFTSLKDLELPKFDFIAINGTLSWLAPQPRDEALDFIGNALKPGGLAFLHYMSMPGHMSQPPICRLASDYYNQSIGDLEEKVLLTKEFLRGFLQTQKQYFEQSPPAKAFIQRMLDSSTSLFLHDYLSNVREAYYFDDIDKMMHQRDCWYVGSAEFFCNHLQLVVPMESRDLFRGVRDRSGIETIKDFVGVVGGRMDVFIKNQGGAPTSSKDDPLENMTFSGLPVPDNQTSVAFPGTAVQLATEPSATLIKLLRERPRTLSDLYQIDSLAPYGSHEIRKALTYAIAARKIEPFVQKEVAEEDRSGLGGLSKYNYTMLTNAVYNETPDRTPTVTLASRMTGNGMTIRWIDAAILLGLLERPIEEVPQWVANLLAQRNLRIQVNNQNAEDERGTEAFIRMLVPGTVQTFTQTIGYVGLVKLPSLAAVTEAINKANQSRA; encoded by the coding sequence ATGGACTATCGTACCGATATCGAGTACATGACATTGTTCAACAACAAGCAAGCCCCCGCTTTTTTGAACTATGTCGCAGCCCTCAATGGACTGCCTGTAATCGATCTGAAAACTGGATTTCGCTATTGTGACCTTGGATGTGGTTCTGGGCTGACGCTGACCACTTTGGCAGCCGCACACCCACAGGGTGATTTTTGTGGTGTAGATTTTAACCCCCATCATATCCGCATGGGGCGATCGCGGGTTGAGGCCACAGGCTTGACGAACGTAAAGTTTATAGAGACAAATTTTACTAGCCTCAAGGATCTGGAGCTGCCGAAATTTGACTTTATTGCGATTAACGGTACGCTGTCGTGGCTGGCACCACAACCCCGTGACGAAGCATTGGATTTTATTGGCAACGCGCTCAAGCCAGGAGGGCTAGCATTTTTACACTACATGTCCATGCCGGGTCACATGTCCCAGCCTCCGATCTGCCGTCTTGCCAGCGATTATTACAATCAATCAATAGGCGATCTAGAGGAAAAGGTGCTGCTGACCAAGGAATTTTTACGCGGGTTTCTGCAAACGCAAAAACAGTATTTCGAGCAGTCGCCACCAGCGAAAGCCTTTATTCAAAGAATGCTCGACTCAAGCACGTCGTTGTTTTTGCATGACTATTTGAGCAATGTGCGCGAGGCTTACTACTTTGATGACATCGATAAAATGATGCACCAACGAGATTGTTGGTATGTAGGTAGTGCTGAATTTTTCTGCAATCACTTGCAGTTAGTGGTACCGATGGAATCGCGCGATCTATTTCGGGGAGTGCGCGATCGCTCTGGCATCGAAACCATTAAAGATTTTGTCGGCGTAGTGGGAGGCAGAATGGATGTGTTTATCAAGAACCAAGGTGGTGCACCTACATCATCCAAAGACGATCCTTTAGAGAACATGACTTTCAGCGGCCTGCCAGTACCCGACAACCAGACCAGCGTGGCTTTTCCTGGTACGGCAGTACAATTAGCGACAGAGCCTTCGGCAACTTTAATCAAACTCCTGCGCGAGCGTCCCCGAACGCTGTCCGATCTGTATCAAATCGATTCGCTTGCGCCTTACGGCAGCCACGAGATTAGAAAGGCTCTCACCTACGCGATCGCGGCGCGGAAGATCGAACCATTCGTACAGAAAGAGGTAGCTGAAGAAGATCGATCGGGACTAGGAGGATTATCCAAGTACAATTACACGATGCTGACAAATGCCGTCTACAACGAAACGCCAGATCGTACGCCAACCGTGACTCTAGCTTCGAGGATGACAGGTAACGGCATGACCATCAGATGGATTGATGCTGCCATTTTGTTGGGTCTACTAGAACGTCCGATCGAGGAAGTGCCTCAATGGGTAGCGAACCTCCTGGCGCAGAGAAATTTGAGAATTCAGGTTAACAACCAGAATGCCGAAGACGAGCGGGGGACTGAAGCATTTATTCGGATGTTGGTGCCGGGTACCGTTCAGACGTTTACGCAGACAATCGGTTATGTTGGGTTGGTGAAACTGCCAAGTTTGGCAGCAGTAACTGAGGCGATCAACAAAGCAAATCAGTCAAGAGCATAG
- the aroQ gene encoding type II 3-dehydroquinate dehydratase — MKILILHGPNLNMLGKREPEVYGSLSLDRINQILYDDAQLLGVELKIFQSNHEGALIDEIHAAWQQQDGIAINPGGLTHTSVALRDAIAAVNIPTVEVHLSNIHKREEFRHRSLIAAVAIGQISGFGVESYRLGLRAIVGYLGDR, encoded by the coding sequence ATGAAAATATTAATATTGCATGGCCCCAATTTAAATATGTTGGGAAAAAGAGAGCCGGAAGTGTATGGCAGTCTGAGCCTGGATCGGATTAATCAAATCCTATATGATGATGCGCAACTTTTGGGAGTAGAACTGAAAATTTTTCAGTCCAATCATGAGGGCGCGCTGATCGATGAAATCCATGCTGCTTGGCAACAGCAGGATGGCATCGCGATCAATCCAGGCGGGTTAACCCATACTAGCGTTGCCCTTCGAGATGCGATCGCCGCCGTAAACATTCCCACTGTAGAAGTGCATTTAAGTAATATCCATAAAAGAGAAGAGTTCCGCCACCGCTCGCTTATTGCTGCTGTCGCCATCGGACAAATTAGTGGATTTGGAGTGGAAAGTTATCGATTGGGATTGAGGGCGATCGTGGGGTATTTGGGTGATAGGTGA
- the mtnA gene encoding S-methyl-5-thioribose-1-phosphate isomerase, which translates to MSAGKYKALWLEGEHLVVIDQTRLPFSYETKRLITPEDAIGAIADMTVRGAGVIGNVGAFGVYLAAIATNGNLKQIEAISTKIRAARPTAVNLAWAVDRMLAVLKNSQNIIADARSEAIKICDEDVEHTEKIGDYGCKLIAQIAEDKAGMPVNILTHCNAGWLALVDRGTALAPIYAAHERGIDLHVWVDETRPRNQGANLTAWELGQQGIKHTIIPDNTGGLLMHSGMVDMCIVGADRVTRAGDVANKIGTYLKALAAKDNQVTFYVALPASTLDMAIADGRDIPIETRSSDEVLYMQGLNRAQELTTIRIAPQGSPALNYGFDITPARLVTGLITERGICPANERAIASMFPDLNTK; encoded by the coding sequence ATGAGTGCAGGTAAATACAAAGCATTATGGTTAGAAGGCGAGCATCTGGTGGTAATCGATCAAACCAGGCTGCCTTTTAGCTACGAAACCAAGCGGTTAATTACCCCCGAAGATGCCATCGGAGCGATCGCCGATATGACAGTACGCGGTGCCGGTGTAATTGGTAATGTGGGAGCGTTTGGGGTCTACCTGGCCGCGATCGCTACCAATGGTAATCTGAAGCAGATCGAAGCTATCTCGACCAAAATCCGTGCGGCTAGACCCACTGCGGTTAACCTTGCCTGGGCAGTGGATCGGATGCTGGCAGTGCTAAAAAACTCTCAGAATATTATTGCTGATGCCCGCAGCGAAGCAATTAAAATCTGCGATGAAGATGTCGAGCATACCGAAAAAATTGGCGACTACGGCTGTAAATTAATTGCCCAAATTGCTGAGGACAAAGCAGGAATGCCTGTCAATATCCTGACCCACTGCAATGCTGGCTGGCTGGCACTGGTCGATCGCGGTACCGCTCTGGCACCGATTTATGCTGCCCACGAACGAGGGATCGATCTCCACGTGTGGGTCGATGAAACCAGACCGCGCAACCAAGGAGCCAATCTCACCGCCTGGGAGTTAGGTCAACAGGGCATTAAGCATACGATTATTCCCGACAATACAGGCGGACTGTTGATGCATTCCGGCATGGTAGATATGTGCATTGTGGGTGCAGATCGAGTCACCCGCGCTGGCGACGTTGCCAATAAAATCGGTACCTATCTCAAAGCCCTAGCTGCCAAGGACAATCAGGTGACTTTTTACGTTGCTCTCCCTGCTTCCACTTTGGATATGGCGATCGCCGATGGTAGAGATATCCCCATTGAAACTAGAAGCAGCGACGAGGTTCTGTACATGCAGGGGCTAAATCGAGCGCAAGAACTAACTACAATTAGAATTGCTCCTCAAGGCAGCCCAGCCCTTAACTACGGCTTCGATATCACGCCAGCCAGACTAGTAACAGGTCTTATCACCGAAAGAGGAATCTGTCCCGCCAACGAACGAGCGATCGCAAGCATGTTCCCCGATCTCAACACCAAATAG
- a CDS encoding ABC1 kinase family protein: protein MLTTADSKQLSWQKTSYSPFARQRDVFLAAFTFIFFLWWDNLWQHDSPLIRKRRAKWLVAKLLDLGPTFIKIGQSLSTRVDLLPLEYIEELSQLQDRVPQFEIEAAIAIVETELGKSLYSIYRDFEEEPIAAASLGQVHKARLHTGEDVVVKIQRPGLKPLFDLDFVVVGQLLRFLRRWFTWIRKYQLEAVYNEFFTILYQEIDYIQEGKNADRFRTNFADYPSIVVPSIYWQYSSSKVLTMAYVPGIKVDDLQALEACNLNPKTINQLGISCYLKQLLQDGFFHADPHPGNLAVTNEGNLIFYDYGMMSEIKAMDKDKMVRTFFAVLKKDTNEVIDTLTSMGLIETVADMAPVKRMMKFVLDKFTEKPIDVKAFEQIKGEMYELFEQQPFRLPSKMTYILKSLTTLDGIARILDPEYNFTAAAQPFVKSMTLSKGKGSALTELAKQARSFIAYKLNQPSGTELLLRRLEERMEQGELRVLVRSAESDRALKRINLGVKCSIYACLSGFTLLTGAVLLVGASGTYAGWAIAAFVCSGLCFIALMRSLVQLSIRERLDRLAE from the coding sequence ATGCTGACAACTGCTGACTCTAAACAATTAAGCTGGCAAAAGACCAGCTATTCTCCCTTTGCCCGCCAAAGGGATGTTTTTCTTGCTGCATTTACATTTATATTCTTTCTCTGGTGGGATAACCTGTGGCAGCACGACTCGCCTTTGATTCGCAAGCGCCGCGCTAAATGGCTAGTGGCAAAGTTGCTCGATCTAGGTCCGACGTTTATTAAAATCGGGCAATCGCTCTCCACGCGCGTCGATTTGCTACCGTTGGAATATATCGAAGAGTTATCACAACTACAGGATCGGGTGCCCCAGTTTGAGATCGAAGCAGCGATCGCGATCGTCGAAACTGAGCTAGGTAAATCGCTGTACTCGATCTATCGAGACTTCGAGGAAGAACCGATTGCCGCTGCGAGTTTAGGTCAGGTACATAAAGCTAGACTGCACACAGGTGAAGATGTTGTGGTCAAAATTCAACGTCCAGGGTTGAAACCGTTATTCGATCTAGATTTCGTGGTAGTGGGACAATTATTGAGATTTCTCCGCCGTTGGTTTACCTGGATTAGGAAATATCAACTTGAAGCAGTTTATAACGAATTTTTTACGATTCTCTATCAGGAAATCGATTATATCCAGGAGGGCAAAAACGCCGATCGCTTCCGCACCAACTTTGCTGATTATCCCAGCATTGTCGTGCCTTCGATCTACTGGCAATATAGCAGTTCCAAAGTCTTGACAATGGCATACGTACCTGGGATCAAAGTAGACGATCTGCAGGCATTAGAAGCCTGCAATCTCAATCCCAAAACCATCAATCAATTGGGAATCTCCTGTTATCTCAAACAACTCCTTCAAGATGGATTCTTTCATGCCGATCCGCATCCCGGCAATCTGGCCGTTACCAATGAAGGCAATTTAATTTTCTACGACTACGGCATGATGTCCGAAATCAAGGCCATGGATAAAGACAAAATGGTCAGAACCTTCTTTGCGGTACTCAAAAAAGATACAAATGAAGTTATCGATACCCTCACTAGCATGGGCTTGATTGAAACGGTGGCGGATATGGCTCCGGTTAAGCGCATGATGAAATTTGTCCTGGATAAATTTACGGAGAAGCCAATCGATGTCAAAGCATTTGAACAAATAAAAGGCGAAATGTACGAACTGTTCGAGCAGCAGCCCTTCCGTTTGCCATCGAAAATGACCTACATTCTCAAGTCTCTCACTACGCTAGATGGCATTGCTCGCATTCTCGATCCCGAGTATAACTTCACTGCCGCCGCCCAACCATTTGTCAAAAGCATGACCCTCTCAAAGGGCAAAGGTTCGGCCTTGACGGAACTGGCAAAACAAGCCAGGAGTTTTATTGCTTACAAACTCAATCAACCTAGCGGTACCGAACTGTTATTGCGCCGTTTGGAAGAGCGCATGGAGCAGGGCGAACTGAGGGTCCTGGTACGCTCTGCCGAAAGCGATCGCGCCCTCAAACGCATCAACCTGGGCGTGAAGTGCTCGATCTATGCTTGCCTGAGCGGATTCACTTTGTTAACTGGTGCGGTTCTGCTCGTAGGTGCTTCTGGTACTTATGCGGGTTGGGCGATCGCTGCCTTTGTTTGCTCCGGCTTGTGTTTTATCGCTCTCATGCGATCGCTCGTGCAACTATCGATTCGAGAAAGGTTGGATCGATTGGCGGAATAG
- a CDS encoding shikimate dehydrogenase, translated as MQQVRGTTKILGVMGSPVTHSLSPVMHNAAIAALGVDYIYVPLPVAIADLATAVNGLKAIEAVQGFNLTIPHKQEIIPWLDEISDTARAIGAVNTVKREGDRWIGTNTDIAGFLVPLLKLERNWQNTEALVLGCGGAAKAVVAACAQLGCAVVHVVGRDRAKLECFQQEISTHLNIDLRARDWSDSIDLLGIAGIVINTTPIGMASNPDTPISSTQMQLIPPGAIAYDLVYTPRPTQFLRLAAARGLATIDGLEMLLHQGAIALEFWLGWQAPIEVMHQALLDAIGLK; from the coding sequence ATGCAGCAGGTTCGCGGTACGACTAAAATATTGGGCGTTATGGGTTCGCCGGTGACGCATAGCCTATCGCCTGTTATGCATAATGCGGCGATCGCCGCATTGGGGGTGGATTATATCTACGTGCCTTTACCAGTAGCGATCGCCGATCTAGCCACCGCCGTGAACGGACTGAAGGCGATCGAGGCCGTGCAGGGATTTAACCTCACCATTCCCCATAAGCAGGAAATTATCCCGTGGCTCGATGAGATATCTGATACAGCACGTGCCATAGGGGCTGTGAATACGGTGAAGCGGGAAGGCGATCGCTGGATCGGAACTAATACAGATATAGCGGGTTTTTTAGTACCTTTATTGAAGTTAGAACGCAATTGGCAGAATACAGAAGCTCTGGTACTGGGCTGTGGTGGTGCGGCAAAGGCAGTAGTTGCCGCCTGCGCGCAGCTTGGTTGTGCTGTAGTGCATGTGGTGGGACGCGATCGCGCCAAGCTAGAGTGCTTTCAGCAAGAGATCTCAACGCACCTCAATATAGATTTGCGCGCGCGCGATTGGTCGGACTCGATCGATTTGCTGGGGATTGCGGGCATAGTAATTAACACTACACCGATTGGTATGGCAAGTAATCCCGATACTCCAATTAGCAGCACTCAAATGCAACTGATACCGCCAGGGGCGATCGCCTACGATCTCGTCTATACACCAAGACCTACGCAGTTCCTCAGACTTGCTGCGGCACGGGGGTTAGCCACCATTGATGGGCTAGAAATGTTACTGCATCAAGGGGCGATCGCTCTGGAGTTCTGGCTAGGTTGGCAGGCTCCAATTGAAGTCATGCACCAGGCGCTTTTGGATGCGATCGGTTTAAAATAG
- a CDS encoding Uma2 family endonuclease, which translates to MLAISPTLNITWEKLPDDFVLPDEPVDNINQPALAAVLTESLQLAGRLPETALTPTNYGICATVNSKIVVKAPDWAYIPHITADRSEVARSYTPTLQGEIPVIVMEFLSDADGSEYSVKETHPPGKFFFYEQILQVPNYVVFDPETGILELYRFDDNKKYVLEATSDRYWIPEIQLFLGVWQGIRENRRGYWLRWWDRHGNLLLWGAEQVEQEHQRAEREYQRAEQEHKRAEQEHQRAEQERQRAEQERQRSERLAAQLRAAGIEPDL; encoded by the coding sequence ATGTTAGCAATTTCCCCCACCTTAAATATTACTTGGGAGAAGTTACCCGATGATTTTGTGCTGCCCGACGAGCCTGTGGATAATATCAACCAACCTGCTCTAGCTGCCGTTTTAACCGAAAGCCTGCAGCTTGCGGGCAGACTTCCGGAGACTGCACTCACCCCTACTAACTATGGCATTTGTGCTACTGTCAACAGCAAAATTGTGGTCAAAGCCCCAGATTGGGCATATATTCCCCACATCACAGCCGATCGCTCTGAGGTGGCGCGCAGCTATACACCTACACTACAAGGTGAAATTCCAGTAATTGTGATGGAGTTTTTATCGGATGCGGACGGTAGCGAATATTCTGTTAAAGAAACCCATCCACCTGGAAAATTCTTCTTCTACGAGCAGATTTTGCAGGTACCTAATTATGTTGTTTTTGACCCAGAGACAGGTATCTTAGAGCTTTATCGCTTTGATGACAACAAAAAGTACGTGCTGGAAGCGACAAGCGATCGCTATTGGATTCCTGAAATACAACTTTTTTTGGGTGTATGGCAAGGAATTCGCGAAAATCGTCGAGGTTATTGGCTGCGCTGGTGGGATCGGCACGGTAATTTGTTGTTATGGGGAGCCGAGCAAGTCGAACAAGAACATCAACGGGCAGAACGGGAGTATCAACGGGCGGAACAGGAGCATAAACGCGCGGAGCAAGAGCACCAGCGAGCAGAGCAGGAACGCCAGCGAGCAGAGCAGGAACGCCAGCGCTCAGAACGCCTTGCCGCTCAACTGCGAGCCGCTGGGATCGAACCCGATTTGTAG
- a CDS encoding ABC transporter ATP-binding protein: MAAESILKATKLSKSFGGLKAVQDAEIDVPVGSITGLIGPNGAGKTTLFNLLSNFLRPDSGQVYLQGNPIQGKPPHSIAQLGMVRTFQVPRVLSRLSVLENMLLAAQHQTGEKFWNAWFLAGKIAQEERQLKEKAREILNSVGLIHMGDKYAGSLSGGQRKLLEIARVMMTDPKLILLDEPAAGVNPALIEEICGYIQSWNQSGISFLIIEHNMDVIMSLCDRVWVLAEGRNLANGEPQEVRTNPQVLEAYLGSS; this comes from the coding sequence ATGGCAGCAGAATCTATTTTAAAAGCGACTAAGTTATCAAAATCTTTTGGCGGGCTTAAAGCCGTGCAGGATGCTGAAATAGATGTACCTGTAGGGAGCATTACGGGCTTAATCGGGCCAAACGGTGCGGGGAAGACCACGCTATTTAATTTGTTATCTAACTTTCTACGTCCCGACAGCGGTCAGGTATATTTGCAAGGTAACCCCATTCAGGGCAAGCCACCCCATAGTATCGCTCAGTTGGGCATGGTACGAACATTTCAGGTGCCGCGCGTCCTGTCCCGTTTATCCGTGTTGGAGAATATGTTGCTTGCGGCTCAGCACCAAACGGGGGAGAAGTTTTGGAATGCCTGGTTTCTCGCTGGCAAGATCGCCCAAGAGGAGCGCCAACTGAAAGAAAAAGCCCGAGAAATTCTCAACTCAGTGGGGCTGATTCACATGGGCGACAAATATGCAGGATCGCTGTCCGGCGGGCAACGCAAACTGCTCGAAATTGCCAGAGTCATGATGACCGATCCCAAGTTAATTTTGTTAGACGAGCCAGCCGCAGGCGTGAATCCTGCTTTGATCGAAGAAATTTGCGGTTACATTCAGTCCTGGAATCAGTCGGGCATTAGCTTCCTGATCATAGAACACAATATGGATGTGATTATGTCTTTGTGCGATCGCGTGTGGGTATTAGCTGAAGGTCGCAATCTTGCCAATGGCGAACCGCAGGAAGTACGAACTAATCCCCAAGTTTTGGAAGCTTATTTAGGCAGTAGTTGA